One Parashewanella spongiae genomic window, ATTATAAATATCAAATTGCTGAAAGCCACTACTAGCCCTAAAAATACAACTTAGAGCTTACAACGCTCGAAGTGCGCACAAAAGGTGGTTATGGTAAATAAAACCTGAATTAACATATGAAGTTAGAAAACTCTATTAATTTTCAATTTTTAATTTTATTATCTTTTTGAGCTTTTCTATAAAAATAATCAGGATGATAATAATGAAAAAAACGATACTTATGAGTTTGCTATTAGTTAGTTCGTTCCCTAGTTTGGCTGAAACAAAAAATACTATTGGGATCGGATATCAGTATGGTGGAGTATTTGGGTATAAATTTAGTTCAATAAACAATAACAACATTTATTTTATATCAGCTGGATTAGTTGGTGGTGCAGCAGGTTATCAATTACTACTTGATGGAGAAAAAAAGCATTCTATTGGTATTGCTCTGGGCTCTGAAGTGCTTACAAGTGAAAAGGGATTTGGATTAGCAACATACAACTATTATTCTCAAGGTGTTAATAAATCTGGATTCGTTTTCGGTTTAGGTATAGGTGTAAGACGTGAAGATGAAGGTGGTGTTTTCGGCAGTTATGGGAAAGTTGAAAGTAAGTTCACCGCCGATGTTAACTTAGGCTATCAATTTTAGTTCAGTTAAAGGTAGAGCTAATAGCCTTGTAACCAATCTACATCAATGCTACTAGATTGCTCTGATGTAGATTAAGAGCTTGCAAACATAGGTGGTTATGGTAACTGACCGTTTTCAAGTCAATTTAAAAACAGTATCATTGCCATTTTCTGATCGGATGCCTTTATAAATGCGCTTCTAACATCATTATAAAAAGTAGAAACGTAATCCAAAGTTTCTATATTATCATCCCAAAGTTGAGGGTAAATATCATGTTTAATTAACTCTTCACTATTGAATTTAGCTCTAAAATCTTTTTCCTCAATTTTTGTAAGAGCATTTGAAACTTCACTGACTTGTTTAGGTAAAAGTGAACGAGCAGGGCCATAGCCTATATCTTCTTCACTAATTTGCTCCCCGCCCAGCACAACATTAAACAAAGGCTCTATACCTTCCCATTTCCTTTCATTCAGAGTGTAATGAATTGCATGCCAAGCTTTATCTATTTCTATTATTTCTTCTTCTTTTTCTTCGTATAAAAAATCAGATAATAGGTCAGGGTCATCCAAAAGCTTGTTTAGATCTTCTTCTGTTACTGGAAGGTAGTTTCCATTCATTGACATGCGACTAATTATCCTTGATGTATAGCTTTTTTAATCATGATCTAGCTCATTGATATTTTAAAATCATAACTTAATTGTAGTTTTTGTGTAAACAGACTGGCGAGCCACCTCACAAGTCATAATTACGACCATATACCATAACGCCTGGACGCATAACCAGAAAGTAACTTCGAGTTAAATCATCGCTAACATCACAAAAGAACATATTATCATGACGAAAAATGGCTGGTTTAAGTCAGTTAACAAATGGTGATTTTCACTACATCAGCACTTGAAGCAAATTTATAGCACGAACCGCTATAAAAGTTAATAATTAGGGCTGCTATGTCATAAAATAGTCGAGCCCAAAAACATGATTTTTAACAAGTAAACATTAGAAATAGTATTGCTATGGATGGGCGTTGCCAGCACGAAAAGGGGCAAAAATGCGCCAGCCGACCAAGTTGGCAAGGGAGGGACAAAACCAATTTACGCTCAATTTCATTATCTTTTGTTTAAGTCTGAGGTGCAACTATGAGCTACCAAACGGCTCCCCTGTGCGGTGGATAAATTTCTGTTATACATTTATAGAATGCCTTAAAGCTGAATAATTTTGTATTTATCTTTTCAGTGCGTTATTTCTTAGCTTGTTAATTCACTCACTTATTGAGTAATGTGATGGCGACAGTGCGCACTTCTGCTGAGCATGAATCAATATATAGATTCATGCTTAAAAGTCTCCAAGAATACCCAAGCGAAGCCATATCCTATCTGAACTTTGAGGTTTCAAGGTTTGATGGTGATGAAAACTTACAACAGTGTTATCAATTATTAAGCAAAACCGATAGACAAAAGTTGTATGATTTTTTCAACAAGGAACCATCGTCGACTCGCTCTAACTCTCGCACACGAGAGGCTCATTATTGTAAGAAGCCAAGTAATGCTTACCGACGTTTTGCAACCGAGCACCGCTCCATTACTCCAAAATCGAGCACTCAGTATCCCAAGCAAATACAGCAATCACCTTCCTCCCCTAATTCCTTTTTTACTCAGACCAGTGCGCTTATTCACTCTTGGAAACTTAAACAGAAAAGCAAAAATCAACTGGGTATTGATTTAAATGCATTAATTGGTAGTTGCGCTAAACTTTCGCAGCTTATTGAAATCATTCACAGCCTAAAAAACGACAAACGGGTCATGGAAACATCATGGGACATAAGGTTAATCCATAAACTTTTACACAAAGCGGCCGAGTTTTCTGACAGTCGTTCATCTAATTTCGACGGCATTTTTAGTGACATAATACGATTAAAATCGTCCTATGACGAGAAAACATGCACGCTATTACTGAAACTAATTAAGTTAAATTTAAATTTTTCAGATGCCAAAAGATTGGTACTAGGCAATGCAGCAGTAGCCAGCTTAATGCATCAGTGGTGCATCAAGCCTGATGTTGCCATTTACAGTGCTTTTATCACGGTATGCGCTAAAACTGGCCATTTTGATAGTGCTTGGCAACTGGTGTGTGGTGATAAGCCCGTGATGGCACCTCATTTGTCATTAAAGGCTAATCAAATCACCTGCATTAATTTGCTGACGGCTTGCGCTGAAATTGAGCGTTTTACAGAAGCCAAGTCATTGGTGTTGGGCGATGGCGCTGCAGCCAGCTTAATGCAGCAGTGGGACATCAAGCCTAATGTTGCCATTTACAATGCCTTTATCACGGTATGCGCTAAAACTTGCCAGTTTGATAGTGCTTGGCAACTGGTGTATGGTGATAAGCCCATGATGGCACCTCACTTGTCATTAAACCCCAATCAAATCACTTGCATAAATTTGCTGACGGCCTGCGTTGAAACGGGGCGTTATGCAGAAGCCAAATCATTGGTGTTAGACGATAGCGACACAGATACAGCTAGCTTAATGCAACAATGGGGCATCAAGCCTAATGTTTCCATTTACAATGCCTTTATCACGGTATGCGCTAAAACGAGCCAATTTGATAGTGCTTGGCAACTGGTGTGTGGTAATAAGCCCGTGATGGCACCTCATCTACCATTAAAGGTAGATTCAATCACCTGCATGAATTTGCTAATGGTCTGCGCTGAAACGAGCCGTCATGCAGAAGCCAAATCATTGGTGTTGGGCGATGGCGATACAGCTACAGCCAGCTTAATACAACAATGGGGTATCAAGCCTGATGTTGCCATTTACAGTGCCTTTATCACGGTATGCGCTAAAACAGGCCTGTTTGATAGCGCTTGGCAACTGGTGTGTGGTGATAAGCCCGTGATAGCACCTCATCTACCACTAAAGGCAGATTCAATCACTTGCATGAATTTGCTGACAGCCTGCGCTGAAACGGGGCATTACGCAGAAGCCAAATCATTGGTGTTGGGCGATACAGATACTGCCAGCTTAATGCAGCAGTGGGACATCAAGCCTAATGTTGCCATTTACAGTGCCTTTATCACGGTATGCGCTAAAACTGGCCAGTTTGATAGTGCTTGGCAACTGGTGTGTGGTGACAAGCCCGTGATGGCACCTCATTTGCCATTAAAAGCCAATCAAATCACCTGCATGAATTTGCTGGCTGCCTGCGCTGAAGCGGGGCGTTATGCCGAAGCCA contains:
- a CDS encoding YfbM family protein; translated protein: MSMNGNYLPVTEEDLNKLLDDPDLLSDFLYEEKEEEIIEIDKAWHAIHYTLNERKWEGIEPLFNVVLGGEQISEEDIGYGPARSLLPKQVSEVSNALTKIEEKDFRAKFNSEELIKHDIYPQLWDDNIETLDYVSTFYNDVRSAFIKASDQKMAMILFLN